tcTCACAAGTGCTTTATGTGGCTTTTCTAGTTGTCTAGTTGACTGTGTTTTTACCTTTTGagaatttttgttttgtggtCGTATGCAAACACACCCCCTGTATTTGCGCTTTTAGACTGGTTAAAAGGAAAGCGCGAGCTCCTTCGAGACACTCTCGGTCTCCCGTTTCATCTGAGCGGTTGAGTTACGTAGCGTAGTGTTGCAGTGAACGGagggggaagagagagagagaggttgagacagagagcgagagagagggagagactgCAGCATCATTTGAGGGACGTTCACATGCAGTGCAGTAGAACGTGCAGGTGAGGGGAGGAGGAGAATGCGGGACTTTTCCTCAAACACTTCACACACATCCACCACGGACTCCGGAGGAATAACTAAAGGCTTTTGTTGCTACTTTATCCTGCTCTCCATCTTTCCTTAAGTGGCTAATTTACGTGCTCTGGGAAGTCGAACTGAAAAGCTTTTCTCTTTGTCAAGTTCACCGTAAAGGAATCTATAAGAGCTTGGCACGCGTGCGTAAGACTGCGGGGAAAGCTTTCCAATTTCCCTCGCGCTGGGTTTTAAGGTAAGAGAGCATACAATATCGGAGAAAGACTTTAAAAAGCACTTTGGCTTATTCCCAGCCAGTAGCGCAAGCTCTGGGATGCGAATGTGAGAGCTGAATTCACAGACAGATCGCTTTTGTGTTCTACTGCATTGCAGTTTAAAACAGTGAAAGCGCGAGAGGAGCCCGCGCTCCGCAGCATCTCAATGAGCCGGACAAAGTCGTTTAAACTGCTAAGATTTGACTCTCGTTTACTCCTAAAAGGCACAGTGGATCATTATTGTCCGTAAAAGAGCTGTAAAGACTTATCGCCGATGCTGAGCTCTGCACAAAgtggatgttttattttatcgTGTTGAAAACGTGACCGGAGAACTGAAAGACTGTGGGACAAAATAAGATTTTGCCGAAGGAAGCCTTCATAAAAATTAATCAGTGGCGATTCTTTCTTGGACCAGAGGAAGCTGCAGatagagagtgaaagagagagagagagagagagagagagagagagagagagagagagaggaagagagcgagagagaaagagagagagagtcatgGGGAGCAGGAGCGTTGGCGCAGTGCACTCCGCGCGCTGCTACCTCGTGCTTATCCTGCAGCTGCTGACTCAGCTCCCGCACGCCAATTCAGTGCTGCGCTACCGCGTGGCGGAAGAGGGGCCGGCCGATGTGCACATTGGTAACGTGGCTTCAGACCTGGGGCTGTCCACCTCTGGGATTGGGACTGGTGATGTCACGTTCGCTTTGGAATCTGGCTCTGAATTCTTTAAAATTGACAATGTCACCGGAGAGCTTACTACAGGCAGCAGGAGGATTGACAGAGAGAAGCTGCCACAGTGTCAGATGATTTTTGATGAGAATGAGTGCTTTTTAAACTTTGAAGTGTCAGTCATAGGTCCCCTGCAGAGTTGGGTGGATCTTTTTGATGGGCGAATTGTAGTCACAGACATCAATGACAACACGCCCTCTTTCCCTTCACCAGTACTCACACTATCTGTTGAGGAGAATCGTCCAATCGGCACTCTCTATCTCCTTCCCACCGCCACAGACCGCGATTTTGGTCGCAACGGCATAGATCGATATGAACTTATCCAAGACAGTAGAGATGGAGGGTCATCATCCCGCCGACCCGCAAATGGACCAACAAATGGAAACGGTGGTGACCGAAGGAGAGGGCCAGAAACAGGGACAGGACCTGCCAGCAGGAGCAGTGTGTTTGAACTGCAGGTGGCTGACACACCTGAAGGACAGAAACAGCCTCAACTGATTGTAAAAGGGCCTCTGGATCGTGAAGCAAGGGATTCTTATGAACTTGTGCTGCGTGTTCGTGATGGCGGCAACCCGCCCCGTTCCTCACAAGCATTGTTACGTGTGTCTATCACAGATGTTAACGACAACAGTCCACGTTTTGAGAGAGCAGTGTATGAAGCAGAAATGGCAGAAAACGCCCCACCTGGCACACCTGTCCTGCAGGTGCGTGCCACAGACCGTGACGTTGGTGTGAATGGGCAGGTTGAGTATGTTTTCGGAGCGGCAACAGAATCAGTGCGGCGCCTCCTGAGGCTGGATGAAGCATCAGGTTGGCTGAGTGTTCTGCATCGTATAGACCGTGAGGAAGTTTCACAGCTACGTTTTACAATCACAGCCCGTGACCGCGGCCAACCACCTCGCACTGATCGCACTACAGTTGTTCTTAACGTAAGAGATGAAAATGACAACGTACCCATAGTAGAAATTCGAAAAATCGGACGAATCCTCGTTCGGGACGGTGCTGCAATGGTTCCAGAGAATGTGCTGGTTGACACACCGGTAGCCCTAGTGCAGGTGTCAGACCGTGACCAGGGAGAGAATGGTGCGGTGACCTGCACTGTGGTTGGGGATGTTCCATTCACATTGAAACCAGCGGGTGAGACACCACTAGCACCTCCACCAGCCACAGATGATGCTTTCGAACgaaacaaaaagaaatattttctCCACACCTCAGCACTTTTGGATTATGAAGCTACTCGAGAATATAGTGTTACTATTGTCGCAGTGGACTCAGGTAGCCCAAGCCTTTCTAGTAACAGTTCCCTTCTGGTGCGTGTGGTAGACATAAACGACCATGCTCCCACTTTCGCCCAAAGCTTAGTGGAAGTGCATTTTGCAGAAAATAATGCCCCAGGAGAGCGAGTGGTCACTGTAGTGGCTGCTGATGCAGACAGTGGCAAGAATGCAGAGATTGCATACTCACTCGACCCATCTGTTAATGGAGCTTTTTACATTGATGCCGATAACGGGGATATTCGTGCCACTGGGGCACTAGATAGGGAGCTGAGGGAACGCTATGAATTTCGTGTGATAGCTCGAGATAAGGGCACCCCATCTCTGCAGGGCTCTGCTACTGTTGTAGTCCAGGTCACGGACAGGAATGACAATGCCCCCAAATTTGTCCAGGAAGTCTTCACATTCTATGTCAAAGAAAACCTGCTCACCAATAGCCCCGTGGGCATGGTGACTGTTACCGATGCAGATGAAGGAGAGAATGCAGAGTTGAGTCTTTTTGTGGAGCATGACGAAGAGGAGGGTGGAGAGGAGGGCAAAGAAGGGAAGCAAGAAGTTTTCTCCATTGAAAATAACACTGGAACCATTTTCTCCTCTGCATCCTTTGACCGCGAACGGCGTAGCACATATTCATTCCGTGTGCGTGCTGTTGATGGTGGAGAACCGCCACGGTCTGCCACCGCCACCGTCTCCCTGTTTGTCACTGATGAAAATGACAATGCGCCATCCATCACATCACCCGCTAATGAATCATACACCCTTCTGCCACCCGCTAGTGGGGCCCGGACTGTAGTCCGCACAGTCTCAGCCTCGGATGGAGACACAGGGTCTAACGCTGACCTGCGCTATGCTCTGGTAGGCGGAAACCCTTTTCGCCTGTTTGAGATTGGCTCTAGTAGTGGGGTCATAACCTTGGCAGAGCCCCTGGAGAGAAGACACAGGGGTCTGCACCGCTTGGTGGTCCGGGTCAATGACAGCGGCATGCCTTCCCTTTGTGCCACAGCACTGGTGCATGTCTTTATCAATGAAAGCTTGGCCAATGCTACGCTGGTGGATGCACAGGTGAGACACAACACTGCACTATgctgtttgaataaaaacaaacaaacaaacaaacaaacaaacaaacaaacagtaattCAATATAGAGAAACAACAACAGTTTGTGCAGCTTAACAATGAGCTAGTGCCATTTTATTTGATATGAGGGGATGGAGCAGGGAAGTGCAATCAGAAATGTACTGATAACTTTTCATAACTAGGAAATCCTAGCACAAAAGAGcgaatttttaaaaaagatattgctgtttataaatattcatgCATCAAATTGCTGTTGACCCACATTGGATATTGGATAGAAGTAAGCACATGCAAATATAAAGATGAAAGATACACAAACACAGTGGCCTACACATACACAGTCACACTTGCCTGCGCAGAATAACTATGATTGAATATCCAAGCCATGACATGATAATTGAGAAGTCTGGGTCTTACAGTGGGGATGAAtgtgtatgcgtgcgtgtgtggTTCAGCAGACAGGGCTATAAAATCAGGATGCAGTTATCAAAGGGCAGACACACCATTTATGACTTTCCATTTTTgctttctctctccctctgtatgcctttctctctcactcactcaggTGGCCCGCAGCCTTGCAATCCCCCTCTATATGGATATTGCAGGTGACCCAGACAGCGAGAGAGCTCTCGGTAAACAACGCCTGAGCGTTGCCATTGGTGTCTTGGCTGGTGCTGCTGCCGTTATTCTGGTGATCCTTCTGGTTGTGACAGCTCGACAGTGTGGGGCACAGGGTAAGAACGGCTATGAGGCTGGCAAGAAGGAGCCAGAAGAGGACTTTTTCAGTCCACAGCCTCCCCCTCtacaagcccagggctcccaaaATGAACGTGGGCGCAAACCACGCAGAGACAAGCGTAATAATGGCACTGCCAAATCTGAGCGTTCTTTATACAGTGGAATTATGACGGTGAACGGCTGCAGACGTGGGGGAGGTGATGAAGAAGAGGAGGATGAGGAGAGCAGCAGTACCAGTGAGAGGATTGCTGCTCGTTATTGCGCAGCAGCTAATGGAGACCCTAGTAGTCCAAGGCTAGGCTCGAGACGCCACCAGTCAAGCCCAGATCTGGCCCGCCACTACAAGTCCAGCTCACCCTTGCCTGCAGTGCATCTTCAGCCCAACTCACCACCCGTGGAAGGCAAGAAGCACCAGGCTGTGCAGGAACTGCCCCCCACCAACACCTTTACTGGCAATGGCACCGGTAACGTAGACGCTATGTCACTCAGCTCAGACCAGTGCTCCGATTACGGCTGTCAAACCGTCAAGTACAGCAAACAGGTAAGAACATCAAATAATCTATGACTCAGTTTCACTACCTCACCTTCAACATGTTTATGCAGGTCACATT
This genomic stretch from Danio aesculapii chromosome 1, fDanAes4.1, whole genome shotgun sequence harbors:
- the LOC130221197 gene encoding protocadherin-7-like, which codes for MGSRSVGAVHSARCYLVLILQLLTQLPHANSVLRYRVAEEGPADVHIGNVASDLGLSTSGIGTGDVTFALESGSEFFKIDNVTGELTTGSRRIDREKLPQCQMIFDENECFLNFEVSVIGPLQSWVDLFDGRIVVTDINDNTPSFPSPVLTLSVEENRPIGTLYLLPTATDRDFGRNGIDRYELIQDSRDGGSSSRRPANGPTNGNGGDRRRGPETGTGPASRSSVFELQVADTPEGQKQPQLIVKGPLDREARDSYELVLRVRDGGNPPRSSQALLRVSITDVNDNSPRFERAVYEAEMAENAPPGTPVLQVRATDRDVGVNGQVEYVFGAATESVRRLLRLDEASGWLSVLHRIDREEVSQLRFTITARDRGQPPRTDRTTVVLNVRDENDNVPIVEIRKIGRILVRDGAAMVPENVLVDTPVALVQVSDRDQGENGAVTCTVVGDVPFTLKPAGETPLAPPPATDDAFERNKKKYFLHTSALLDYEATREYSVTIVAVDSGSPSLSSNSSLLVRVVDINDHAPTFAQSLVEVHFAENNAPGERVVTVVAADADSGKNAEIAYSLDPSVNGAFYIDADNGDIRATGALDRELRERYEFRVIARDKGTPSLQGSATVVVQVTDRNDNAPKFVQEVFTFYVKENLLTNSPVGMVTVTDADEGENAELSLFVEHDEEEGGEEGKEGKQEVFSIENNTGTIFSSASFDRERRSTYSFRVRAVDGGEPPRSATATVSLFVTDENDNAPSITSPANESYTLLPPASGARTVVRTVSASDGDTGSNADLRYALVGGNPFRLFEIGSSSGVITLAEPLERRHRGLHRLVVRVNDSGMPSLCATALVHVFINESLANATLVDAQVARSLAIPLYMDIAGDPDSERALGKQRLSVAIGVLAGAAAVILVILLVVTARQCGAQGKNGYEAGKKEPEEDFFSPQPPPLQAQGSQNERGRKPRRDKRNNGTAKSERSLYSGIMTVNGCRRGGGDEEEEDEESSSTSERIAARYCAAANGDPSSPRLGSRRHQSSPDLARHYKSSSPLPAVHLQPNSPPVEGKKHQAVQELPPTNTFTGNGTGNVDAMSLSSDQCSDYGCQTVKYSKQE